In Arthrobacter alpinus, a single window of DNA contains:
- a CDS encoding PadR family transcriptional regulator: MARTKPLTPLGISALGLLVERPMHPYEMYQVLMQRHEDRIVKVRPGTLYHAVGRLAVDGLVEPVGTERDGNRPERTTYAILPAGRVALKGRVEDLISTPINEYPCFPQALDEAHNLPAGSVVELLEHRLGLLQEQLDGLETGVAKALAKGVEPRFLVDADYQQVLLNAEIRWVGQLCGDINSGALPW; encoded by the coding sequence ATGGCACGAACTAAGCCGCTGACGCCGTTGGGCATTTCGGCCTTGGGGCTTCTCGTTGAACGGCCAATGCACCCCTATGAGATGTACCAGGTCCTCATGCAACGTCACGAAGACCGGATCGTCAAGGTCCGCCCGGGCACGCTGTATCACGCGGTGGGTCGGCTTGCAGTTGATGGCTTGGTGGAGCCGGTCGGTACGGAGCGCGACGGCAATCGTCCAGAACGCACCACCTACGCAATCCTTCCCGCAGGCAGGGTTGCGCTCAAAGGCCGCGTCGAGGATCTGATATCGACACCCATCAATGAATATCCGTGTTTCCCCCAAGCCTTGGACGAGGCACACAACCTGCCGGCTGGCTCCGTCGTCGAACTTCTAGAGCACCGACTGGGCCTCCTGCAAGAGCAACTGGACGGGCTGGAAACAGGCGTTGCGAAGGCATTGGCCAAAGGTGTTGAGCCAAGATTCCTGGTCGATGCCGATTATCAACAAGTCTTGCTGAACGCCGAAATTCGGTGGGTCGGCCAGCTGTGTGGCGATATCAACTCCGGGGCCTTGCCCTGGTGA
- a CDS encoding GNAT family N-acetyltransferase → MTFDLASAPIVFLAWERGLALPEDSLLVGADGTRINHATNDPSLTFLRLWDKAVLTGPAELLAAAESLDDDELSDHATLLRLTRDAGGRSLGTAALYYADDLELHQPDHTVHVSTGEADVAALEALCPPDDVNDVGLARLAHKFTIMSSAEPDAAPLACSAYGEYQGLLAPLGTLVAPEFRRQGMGRLATSIAAHEALAAGLIVQLSADVNNAPAHSLATSLGLSVAGLQTRVSLPSPQNPHK, encoded by the coding sequence ATGACCTTTGACCTCGCCTCCGCGCCCATCGTGTTCCTGGCTTGGGAGCGCGGGCTGGCGTTACCCGAGGATTCTCTCCTGGTCGGGGCCGACGGCACCCGGATCAATCACGCCACCAACGATCCTTCGCTGACCTTCTTGAGGCTGTGGGACAAGGCCGTGCTGACGGGACCGGCCGAGCTCCTGGCCGCCGCTGAAAGCCTTGACGACGATGAGCTCAGCGACCATGCCACACTGCTGCGCCTCACACGCGATGCCGGCGGCCGCAGCCTTGGCACGGCGGCCCTTTACTACGCGGATGACCTTGAGCTCCACCAGCCTGACCACACGGTTCACGTGTCAACGGGTGAGGCCGATGTTGCCGCCTTGGAGGCCCTCTGCCCGCCCGACGACGTCAACGATGTGGGCCTGGCCCGTCTAGCCCACAAGTTCACCATCATGTCCTCGGCAGAGCCCGACGCCGCACCTCTCGCCTGCAGCGCCTACGGGGAGTATCAGGGACTACTGGCCCCTTTGGGAACGCTCGTTGCGCCCGAGTTCCGGCGGCAGGGAATGGGCCGACTCGCCACAAGCATTGCCGCCCATGAAGCCCTGGCCGCCGGGCTCATTGTGCAGTTAAGTGCGGACGTGAACAATGCCCCGGCCCATTCCCTCGCAACTTCTCTGGGGCTTAGTGTTGCCGGGTTGCAGACTCGGGTGTCTCTGCCGTCCCCTCAAAACCCGCATAAATAG
- a CDS encoding PspC domain-containing protein, with protein sequence MNTSHETPDQPAEPAMEPDAPLPEPSIAPQEPESAKFFQWLRGLGVQRGGNRWIGGVCSGLANKWGIDPVIVRGLAVVLTLFFGVGLLAYGVAWALLPEPDGRIHVEEVGRGRWSAGMTGATIVTLLGLLGPGQGFIFGGDDGWFPWPLFFIGGIGWLIYWAITRSKSVEGSTAAHQPRPYANAPAAPAAFSHPASHAGAGYAPTQPFAANPGFAPNPAMYIKRQPVKTTPRLGAAASLLVLGLAAIVGAAVLLLNASNIWDLNGYETAIAAAAAAMTAGLGIVAAGFRGRSAGGLGTFAVFALIFAGLFSIPPHAGPVTAFNDVRWTPETSSAAEAGRTVVLGSATFDLTQLGSTPPLTEDIQVPIKAVAASVILKVPADIPVTVKSQLAAASLTVNGKDNGGALAEESTTEINPDATGNGIVITLEGAASTIDVLPVGGK encoded by the coding sequence ATGAACACTTCCCATGAAACCCCAGATCAACCAGCCGAACCCGCGATGGAACCGGATGCTCCCCTCCCGGAGCCGAGCATCGCACCCCAAGAACCTGAGTCCGCAAAATTCTTCCAATGGCTTCGCGGCCTCGGCGTCCAACGCGGAGGCAACCGCTGGATTGGCGGCGTCTGCAGTGGCCTCGCCAACAAGTGGGGGATCGACCCCGTCATTGTGCGCGGCCTTGCCGTGGTCCTGACACTGTTCTTCGGCGTCGGGCTTCTGGCCTACGGCGTGGCCTGGGCACTGTTGCCCGAGCCCGATGGCCGCATTCACGTCGAGGAGGTGGGGCGCGGCCGCTGGTCAGCCGGAATGACGGGTGCCACCATCGTGACGTTGCTCGGGCTGCTCGGCCCCGGCCAGGGCTTCATCTTTGGCGGTGACGACGGATGGTTCCCCTGGCCGCTGTTCTTCATCGGCGGCATTGGTTGGCTCATCTACTGGGCCATCACCCGCTCCAAGTCCGTAGAGGGAAGCACCGCTGCGCACCAGCCCCGCCCCTACGCCAACGCCCCGGCCGCACCAGCCGCGTTCTCCCACCCTGCTTCTCATGCAGGGGCCGGCTACGCACCCACCCAGCCCTTCGCAGCCAATCCCGGGTTCGCGCCCAACCCGGCGATGTACATCAAGCGCCAGCCGGTCAAGACGACACCGCGGCTCGGAGCCGCAGCCAGTCTGCTCGTCCTGGGATTGGCCGCCATTGTGGGCGCCGCAGTGCTGCTGCTAAATGCCAGCAATATCTGGGACCTCAACGGCTATGAGACAGCTATTGCCGCGGCCGCCGCCGCTATGACCGCCGGACTGGGGATCGTGGCAGCAGGCTTCCGCGGACGCTCAGCCGGCGGGCTCGGAACATTCGCAGTCTTTGCCCTGATCTTCGCCGGCCTCTTCAGCATTCCCCCGCATGCCGGACCCGTCACCGCCTTCAACGATGTGCGTTGGACCCCGGAAACCAGTTCCGCGGCGGAGGCCGGGCGGACCGTGGTGCTGGGCAGCGCCACCTTTGACCTGACCCAGCTGGGGAGCACCCCACCCCTCACCGAAGACATTCAAGTCCCCATCAAGGCAGTCGCAGCGAGCGTCATCCTCAAAGTGCCCGCGGACATCCCCGTGACAGTCAAGAGCCAATTGGCCGCTGCATCACTGACCGTCAACGGCAAGGACAACGGCGGCGCCCTCGCCGAAGAGTCCACCACCGAGATCAACCCGGATGCCACCGGCAACGGGATTGTCATAACCCTCGAAGGCGCGGCAAGCACCATCGACGTGCTCCCCGTAGGCGGGAAGTGA
- a CDS encoding ATP-binding protein produces MSAKMYRSQQRIIAGVCGGLAEHLGIKVGLVRAIIVGTSFFFGAGLVFYGWLWLLVPMAGEQPAGGSKELDADGNPRLKLFRPAAGAEAATADNEGLQDAAGKQKLSIGFKDVLIGGCLVIIAIVVFGQQLGGNQQMGNLIPLLVIIMGAVLAWMQLDNTRRVGLLSAARMNTPMALLRLGGGLALVITGVIVIVTGAGSWQLMWASVVASLAVLAGVGLVLAPWALKFWREFQDERAGRIRESERAEIAAHLHDSVLQTLALIQKNASSATDVTRLARAQERELREWIYQENERNSGALVERVKAACAEAEDLYGQVVEVVAVGDTELTERGNALVQAVREAVMNGARHGGTTVSVYLEAGPKGVDVFVKDRGTGFDVSTVPADRLGVRESVVGRMQRNGGTAEIISSAEGTEVRLHLPIETPVTEEAK; encoded by the coding sequence ATGAGCGCAAAGATGTACCGATCCCAACAGCGAATTATCGCCGGGGTATGCGGTGGCCTGGCCGAACACCTTGGAATCAAGGTGGGACTCGTGCGCGCCATCATTGTCGGCACCAGCTTCTTCTTTGGCGCAGGGCTGGTCTTTTATGGCTGGTTGTGGCTGCTGGTGCCCATGGCCGGTGAGCAGCCGGCGGGAGGAAGTAAAGAGCTCGACGCCGATGGCAACCCACGGCTCAAGTTGTTTCGCCCCGCTGCGGGTGCCGAAGCCGCCACGGCTGACAACGAGGGTTTGCAAGATGCCGCTGGGAAACAGAAGCTGTCCATTGGCTTCAAGGATGTCCTCATTGGAGGGTGCCTGGTCATCATCGCGATAGTGGTGTTCGGTCAACAGCTCGGTGGGAACCAACAGATGGGCAACCTCATTCCGCTGCTGGTCATCATCATGGGTGCTGTTTTGGCCTGGATGCAGCTGGACAACACCCGGCGTGTGGGCCTGCTCAGCGCAGCCAGGATGAACACGCCCATGGCCCTGCTGCGTCTCGGCGGAGGTCTCGCCCTCGTCATCACGGGTGTCATTGTGATCGTGACAGGGGCAGGATCGTGGCAGCTGATGTGGGCCTCGGTTGTAGCCTCGCTGGCTGTTCTGGCTGGCGTGGGCCTCGTGTTGGCACCGTGGGCGCTAAAGTTCTGGCGCGAGTTCCAAGACGAACGGGCAGGGCGCATCCGTGAATCCGAGCGGGCGGAAATTGCGGCCCATCTGCACGATTCGGTACTTCAAACGCTGGCGCTGATTCAAAAGAACGCGAGCTCAGCTACGGACGTCACACGATTGGCCAGAGCCCAGGAACGGGAATTGCGTGAGTGGATTTACCAAGAGAATGAGCGCAATTCCGGGGCGTTGGTGGAACGTGTCAAGGCCGCTTGTGCTGAGGCCGAGGACCTCTACGGCCAGGTCGTGGAGGTTGTGGCAGTAGGCGATACCGAGCTGACAGAGCGAGGCAACGCCCTGGTCCAGGCCGTCCGCGAAGCCGTCATGAACGGGGCCCGCCACGGTGGAACCACGGTGTCGGTATACCTTGAGGCCGGGCCCAAGGGTGTGGATGTGTTTGTCAAGGACCGCGGCACGGGCTTTGATGTCAGCACGGTACCAGCGGACAGGCTGGGAGTTCGGGAGTCCGTCGTCGGACGTATGCAGCGCAACGGCGGGACCGCTGAGATCATTAGTTCAGCCGAAGGAACCGAAGTC
- a CDS encoding DHA2 family efflux MFS transporter permease subunit — translation METVEKPWPALWALVLGFFMILVDSTIVSVANPKIMEGLNTDINSVIWVTSAYLLAYAVPLLVTGRLGDKYGPKNLYLIGLTVFTLASLWCGFSNDIGTLIVARVAQGLGAALMTPQTMAVITRIFAPDKRGPAMGLWGATAGVAMLVGPILGGVLVDGLGWEWIFFVNVPVGVIAFVLAWRLVPKLQTHEHKFDLLGVALSSVGLFLLVFGIQEGATYDWGTIAGPLTVWGMIIAGIVFLIAFVWWQAVNKGEPLVPLHLFKVRNFSLANTAITAMGFSVTAMSLPLFFYYQLVRGMTPTQSALMMIPMALASGVLAPFVGKLVDVVNPRYVAFTGFILMAVSLAWTAALMTPDTAIWLFLLPSALLGIASSGIWAPLSTTATRNLAPREAGAGAGIYNTTRQIGAVLGSAAIAALISARLAAEMPAGAGTGAQDVKGALPEFLQAGFSTAMAQSILLPAAVVLIGAAVAIMFAKPRPVSAIYAGFEGTAETPESATRQH, via the coding sequence ATGGAAACCGTGGAAAAACCGTGGCCCGCGTTATGGGCGCTCGTGCTGGGATTCTTCATGATCCTGGTCGATTCCACCATCGTCTCGGTGGCCAACCCGAAGATCATGGAGGGTCTGAACACTGACATTAACTCGGTCATTTGGGTTACCAGTGCTTACCTCTTGGCGTATGCCGTGCCCTTGCTCGTCACTGGACGATTGGGTGATAAGTACGGTCCCAAGAACCTGTATCTCATTGGTTTGACTGTCTTTACCCTCGCCTCCCTGTGGTGTGGTTTCTCCAACGACATTGGCACGCTCATTGTGGCCCGTGTTGCGCAGGGCCTCGGTGCAGCGCTCATGACACCCCAAACCATGGCCGTCATTACCCGCATCTTTGCGCCGGACAAGCGTGGACCGGCCATGGGGTTGTGGGGTGCCACAGCAGGTGTCGCCATGCTGGTGGGGCCAATTCTCGGTGGTGTGCTGGTTGACGGACTGGGCTGGGAATGGATCTTCTTTGTCAACGTTCCTGTCGGCGTGATTGCTTTTGTCTTGGCTTGGCGGCTCGTCCCCAAGCTGCAAACCCACGAACACAAGTTTGATCTTCTGGGCGTTGCGCTGAGTTCGGTGGGGCTCTTTCTCTTGGTGTTCGGCATTCAGGAAGGTGCCACCTATGACTGGGGGACCATCGCAGGCCCGCTGACGGTCTGGGGCATGATCATTGCCGGCATTGTCTTCTTGATAGCTTTCGTCTGGTGGCAGGCCGTCAATAAGGGCGAGCCGCTGGTGCCGCTGCACTTGTTCAAGGTGCGGAACTTCTCCCTGGCCAACACGGCCATCACCGCCATGGGATTCAGTGTCACGGCCATGAGCCTCCCTCTGTTCTTCTACTACCAGCTGGTGCGTGGCATGACGCCCACCCAGTCCGCGTTGATGATGATCCCCATGGCTCTGGCATCAGGGGTTCTGGCGCCGTTCGTGGGCAAGCTGGTTGATGTGGTCAATCCCAGGTACGTCGCCTTTACGGGCTTCATCCTTATGGCGGTATCCCTCGCCTGGACCGCCGCGCTCATGACCCCGGATACAGCCATTTGGCTGTTCCTGCTCCCCAGCGCCCTGCTCGGCATCGCAAGCTCGGGTATTTGGGCGCCGCTGTCAACCACTGCCACCCGAAACCTTGCCCCGCGCGAGGCCGGTGCAGGTGCTGGTATCTACAACACCACGCGCCAGATTGGTGCCGTCCTGGGCAGCGCGGCCATTGCCGCATTGATTTCTGCCCGCCTGGCCGCCGAGATGCCGGCAGGTGCCGGGACAGGGGCGCAGGACGTCAAGGGAGCTTTGCCGGAGTTCCTTCAGGCAGGATTCTCAACCGCCATGGCGCAGTCGATCTTGCTACCGGCAGCGGTGGTCCTGATTGGCGCAGCGGTCGCAATCATGTTTGCCAAGCCGCGCCCCGTGTCAGCTATTTATGCGGGTTTTGAGGGGACGGCAGAGACACCCGAGTCTGCAACCCGGCAACACTAA
- a CDS encoding 6-phosphofructokinase: MKIGILTSGGDCPGLNAVIRGIVLKGIKSYGHEFVGFRDGWRGVVEGDVMDLPRQMVRGISKQGGTILGTSRTNPFEGNGGPEVIKAHMERLGIDALIAIGGEGTLAAARRLTDAGLKIVGVPKTVDNDLDATDYTFGFDTAVQIATEAIDRLRTTGESHHRCMIAEVMGRHVGWIALHAGMATGAHAVLIPEQNTSMDQIVEWVKEAHDRGRAPLVVVAEGFVPDHQDTAHSERGLDTFGRPRLGGISEQLAPEIEARTGIETRATILGHIQRGGVPSSFDRVLATRLGMAAVDSVVEERWGTMVALKGTEIEHVPFEAALGNLKTVPQHRYEEAAILFG, encoded by the coding sequence ATGAAGATTGGAATTCTCACCAGCGGCGGCGACTGCCCAGGCTTGAACGCTGTTATCCGCGGAATCGTGCTCAAAGGCATCAAGAGCTACGGCCACGAGTTCGTTGGTTTCCGTGACGGTTGGCGCGGTGTGGTTGAGGGCGACGTCATGGACCTCCCCCGCCAGATGGTCCGTGGCATCTCCAAGCAGGGCGGAACCATTTTGGGCACGTCCCGCACCAACCCTTTTGAAGGAAATGGCGGCCCCGAGGTCATCAAGGCCCACATGGAGCGCCTCGGCATTGACGCACTGATCGCGATCGGCGGCGAAGGAACCCTCGCCGCCGCCCGCCGCCTCACGGATGCTGGCCTGAAGATTGTTGGCGTTCCCAAGACCGTAGACAACGATCTTGACGCCACGGATTACACCTTTGGTTTTGACACGGCCGTACAGATCGCCACCGAGGCGATCGACCGCTTGCGCACCACGGGCGAATCTCACCACCGCTGCATGATCGCAGAGGTCATGGGCCGCCACGTTGGTTGGATCGCACTTCACGCAGGCATGGCCACCGGCGCACACGCCGTCCTGATTCCGGAACAAAACACCAGCATGGATCAGATCGTCGAGTGGGTTAAGGAAGCTCACGATCGCGGACGTGCGCCGCTGGTTGTAGTTGCCGAAGGCTTTGTCCCAGACCACCAGGACACGGCACACTCAGAGCGTGGTCTGGACACCTTTGGCCGTCCCCGCCTCGGCGGAATCTCCGAGCAGCTTGCGCCGGAAATCGAAGCCCGCACCGGCATCGAAACCCGCGCAACCATCCTGGGCCACATTCAGCGCGGCGGCGTCCCTTCCAGCTTTGACCGTGTGCTTGCCACCCGTCTGGGCATGGCCGCCGTGGACTCCGTTGTGGAGGAACGCTGGGGCACCATGGTTGCCCTCAAGGGCACCGAGATTGAGCACGTCCCCTTCGAGGCTGCCTTGGGCAACCTCAAGACGGTTCCGCAGCACCGCTACGAAGAAGCCGCCATCCTGTTCGGCTAA